The proteins below come from a single Pleuronectes platessa chromosome 3, fPlePla1.1, whole genome shotgun sequence genomic window:
- the LOC128436766 gene encoding ras and Rab interactor 2 isoform X1: protein MAFSSSAENAPSGLTDRSGSFFKLIDTFALEIGELKKEMVQTSPTTDKEPMELQGMESEVSGFYLQSHQCGGVGGERDSGYDSLRRRMSVLDRLNQTHPVWLLLAISEEEASRFLLKQPPGVFLVRKSAALQRKVLSVRLKQDHSDTPISHFPVKESQYTFSLEGSGISFADLFRLVAFYCISRDVLPFTIRLPEAIASAKTQKELEEVAQLGAGFWDSALCSQRRTSPRPRRPLSRTLSPQRTNRNGEVGGSQQRHTGSYCESAPPTLRSHAVPPSYNLERRHSSGPLCFVNPLFLQTHQQHHRHCAEDSPPHADKSSKHPENVGESSLKPLSSSKSSEQHTVNIKLNGKSRLPPPRPPPPRSMPRRRPAPPPPGPPAATTRPKTMPEAVAVATRQPQPPSKRPAPARPPSGAKHSSLTKGASSPMTVPLNPPPPRPQKPDMEAHRCHIAMDDETIARALSRAKLPACQPPPAVPTDVPLQNNAQSTSSPNERGHQRLSDMSMSTSSSDSLEYSQSPGFSLGLAPSPSQHRNHQEPVEDSSEEDEDGEEDEEEDYGVGLETDLEMRLRTSFKARRRKVGVSLGGGSFILPRALKGRFRKVSGMLSSLMTPERRAVKRIAELSRNKSSYFGSLVQDYISFVQENRGCHTSGMDFLQTLRQFMTQMKAYLRQSSELDPPIESLIPEDQIDQVLEKAMHKCVLKPLRTVVEVALHDFQVSSGALQQLRENLALAKAKRPQELGVDGAVPPDAVAIEKIRHKFLNMRTMYSPEKKVSLLLRVCKLIYTIMQDNSGRMYGADDFLPMLTYVLAQCDMPQLDTEIQYMMELLDPSLLQGEGGYYLTSAYGAMALIKNFQEEQAARVLSSEARNTLHQWHCRRTAQRSVPSVDDFQNYLRVALQELDTGCTAKTLVVHSYTTTEEVSSLCAYKFKIPDTENYALFLVTEDTSQQLAPDTHPQRIKSELLSRPRGQTFHFVYRRLPNLNLCMPIIMQNGNILQVE from the exons ATGGCCTTCAGCTCTTCAGCCGAGAATGCCCCCAGTGGCCTGACAGACAGGAGCGGCAGCTTCTTTAAG CTGATTGACACGTTTGCACTGGAGATCGGGGAGCTGAAGAAGGAGATGGTCCAGACCTCTCCGACTACAGACAAGGAGCCCATGGAGCTGCAGGG GATGGAGAGTGAGGTGAGCGGCTTTTACCTGCAGTCCCACCAGTGCGGCGGGGTTGGGGGTGAAAGGGACTCTGGGTACGACTCCTTGCGAAGGAGGATGAGCGTGTTGGACAGGCTGAATCAAACCCACCCAGTGTGGTTGCTGCTGGCGATCAGTGAAGAGGAGGCCAGTCGCTTTCTGCTCAAGCAGCCACCAGGG GTATTCCTGGTCAGGAAGTCCGCTGCTCTGCAGAGAAAGGTTCTGTCTGTGCGCCTGAAGCAGGATCATTCAGACACTCCCATCAGCCATTTTCCTGTCAAGGAGAGCCAGTACA CATTTTCTCTCGAGGGATCTGGTATAAGTTTTGCAGACCTGTTTCGCCTAGTGGCTTTCTACTGTATTAGCAG GGATGTCCTGCCTTTCACAATCAGACTCCCAGAGGCCATTGCATCTGCCAAGACTCagaaagagctggaggaggtggcTCAGCTCGGAGCAG GCTTCTGGGACTCTGCCCTGTGCAGTCAGCGTCGCACCTCCCCCCGCCCCCGTCGCCCTCTGAGCCGTACCCTCAGCCCCCAGCGAACCAACAGGAACGGCGAGGTCGGGGGGTCGCAGCAGAGACACACCGGGTCTTACTGTGAGAGCGCGCCTCCAACCTTACGGTCCCACGCTGTTCCACCTTCATATAATCTGGAGAGAAGACATTCCAGTGGTCCTCTGTGCTTCGTGAACCCGCTGTTCCTCCAGACTCATCAACAACACCATCGCCACTGCGCAGAGGATTCTCCTCCACATGCTGACAAGTCCAGTAAACACCCAGAGAATGTGGGGGAATCATCGTTGAAGCCGTTGAGCAGCAGCAAGTCTAGTGAGCAACACACAGTCAATATCAAACTGAACGGAAAATCAAGGCTCCCTCCCCCTCGTCCCCCTCCCCCGCGCTCAATGCCACGCCGCCGCCCTGCGCCACCTCCACCTGGGCCTCCAGCCGCTACCACCAGACCCAAGACCATGCCGGAGGCTGTTGCTGTGGCTACGAGGCAACCCCAGCCCCCCAGCAAGCGCCCAGCTCCTGCTCGACCACCAAGCGGTGCCAAGCACAGCAGCCTTACCAAAGGTGCCAGCTCACCAATGACCGTGCCTTTGAACCCACCACCTCCAAGGCCTCAAAAGCCTGATATGGAGGCCCACCGCTGCCACATCGCAATGGACGATGAGACTATCGCCAGGGCCCTATCTCGTGCCAAGCTTCCAGCATGCCAGCCTCCGCCTGCTGTCCCCACTGATGTACCACTGCAGAATAACGCTCAGAGTACATCCAGTCCCAATGAAAGGGGACATCAGCGCCTCAGTGACATGAGCATgtctacttcttcttctgactCACTGGAGTACTCACAGTCCCCTGGATTCTCCCTAGGACTGGCCCCCAGCCCGTCTCAACACCGCAACCATCAAGAACCAGTGGAGGACAGCAgcgaggaggatgaggacggcgaagaagatgaagaggaggattatGGGGTCGGCCTGGAGACAGATCTAGAGATGCGCCTTCGTACATCCTTTAAAGCTCGGAGGCGAAAGGTTGGTGTGAGCCTTGGTGGAGGGTCCTTTATCCTCCCTAGGGCGTTGAAGGGACGCTTTCGTAAAGTGAGCGGCATGCTGAGCTCCCTCATGACCCCGGAGAGACGGGCGGTAAAAAGGATTGCTGAACTGTCCAGGAACAAAAGCTCATATTTTGGCTCCCTGGTTCAGGACTACATCAGCTTCGTTCAGGAGAACCGAGGCTGTCACACATCAGGGATGGATTTTCTGCAGACTCTCAGGCAGTTTATGACACAGATGAAGGCTTACCTGCGCCAGAGCTCTGAGCTGGACCCACCTATAGAGTCACTCATACCTGAGGACCAGATCG accaGGTGCTTGAGAAGGCCATGCACAAGTGTGTCCTGAAGCCTCTGAGGACCGTGGTTGAGGTGGCTTTACATGACTTCCAG GTAAGCAGTGGAGCTTTGCAGCAGCTGAGGGAGAACCTGGCCCTGGCTAAGGCCAAGAGGCCCCAGGAGCTGGGGGTGGATGGGGCCGTGCCCCCTGACGCTGTGGCTATTGAGAAGATCCGCCACAAGTTCTTAAACATGAGGACGATGTACTCCCCTGAGAAAAAGGTGTCTCTGCTGCTTCGTGTGTGCAAGCTCATCTACACCATCATGCAGGATAACTCAG GGAGGATGTACGGTGCCGACGACTTCCTGCCCATGCTGACTTATGTGCTGGCTCAGTGTGACATGCCCCAGCTGGACACAGAGATCCAGTACatgatggagctgctggacccGTCCCTGCTGCAAGGAGAGG GAGGTTATTACCTGACCAGCGCCTATGGGGCCATGGCCCTTATCAAGAACTTCCAGGAAGAGCAAGCAGCCCGGGTGCTGAGCTCCGAGGCCAGGAACACTCTGCACCAGTGGCACTGCCGACGCACCGCCCAGCGTTCGGTGCCATCTGTGGATGACTTTCAG AACTATCTCCGTGTAGCCCTGCAGGAATTGGACACAGGCTGCACGGCCAAAACCTTGGTCGTCCACTCTTATACCACCACAGAGGAGGTCAGCTCGCTCTGCGCCTACAAATTCAAGATCCCCGACACAGAGAACTACGCACTGTTTCTGGTTACTGAGGACACCAGCCAGCAGCTGGCTCCAGACACTCACCCTCAGCGCATCAAGTCTGAGCTCCTCAGCCGACCCCGTGGACAGACCTTTCACTTTGTCTACAGGAGGTTGCCTAACCTTAACCTCTGTATGCCTATTATAATGCAAAATGGAAACATCCTTCAAGTTGAGTAG
- the LOC128436766 gene encoding ras and Rab interactor 2 isoform X2: MAFSSSAENAPSGLTDRSGSFFKLIDTFALEIGELKKEMVQTSPTTDKEPMELQGMESEVSGFYLQSHQCGGVGGERDSGYDSLRRRMSVLDRLNQTHPVWLLLAISEEEASRFLLKQPPGVFLVRKSAALQRKVLSVRLKQDHSDTPISHFPVKESQYTFSLEGSGISFADLFRLVAFYCISRDVLPFTIRLPEAIASAKTQKELEEVAQLGAGFWDSALCSQRRTSPRPRRPLSRTLSPQRTNRNGEVGGSQQRHTGSYCESAPPTLRSHAVPPSYNLERRHSSGPLCFVNPLFLQTHQQHHRHCAEDSPPHADKSSKHPENVGESSLKPLSSSKSSEQHTVNIKLNGKSRLPPPRPPPPRSMPRRRPAPPPPGPPAATTRPKTMPEAVAVATRQPQPPSKRPAPARPPSGAKHSSLTKGASSPMTVPLNPPPPRPQKPDMEAHRCHIAMDDETIARALSRAKLPACQPPPAVPTDVPLQNNAQSTSSPNERGHQRLSDMSMSTSSSDSLEYSQSPGFSLGLAPSPSQHRNHQEPVEDSSEEDEDGEEDEEEDYGVGLETDLEMRLRTSFKARRRKVGVSLGGGSFILPRALKGRFRKVSGMLSSLMTPERRAVKRIAELSRNKSSYFGSLVQDYISFVQENRGCHTSGMDFLQTLRQFMTQMKAYLRQSSELDPPIESLIPEDQIDQVLEKAMHKCVLKPLRTVVEVALHDFQVSSGALQQLRENLALAKAKRPQELGVDGAVPPDAVAIEKIRHKFLNMRTMYSPEKKVSLLLRVCKLIYTIMQDNSGRMYGADDFLPMLTYVLAQCDMPQLDTEIQYMMELLDPSLLQGEGGYYLTSAYGAMALIKNFQEEQAARVLSSEARNTLHQWHCRRTAQRSVPSVDDFQVSSRT, encoded by the exons ATGGCCTTCAGCTCTTCAGCCGAGAATGCCCCCAGTGGCCTGACAGACAGGAGCGGCAGCTTCTTTAAG CTGATTGACACGTTTGCACTGGAGATCGGGGAGCTGAAGAAGGAGATGGTCCAGACCTCTCCGACTACAGACAAGGAGCCCATGGAGCTGCAGGG GATGGAGAGTGAGGTGAGCGGCTTTTACCTGCAGTCCCACCAGTGCGGCGGGGTTGGGGGTGAAAGGGACTCTGGGTACGACTCCTTGCGAAGGAGGATGAGCGTGTTGGACAGGCTGAATCAAACCCACCCAGTGTGGTTGCTGCTGGCGATCAGTGAAGAGGAGGCCAGTCGCTTTCTGCTCAAGCAGCCACCAGGG GTATTCCTGGTCAGGAAGTCCGCTGCTCTGCAGAGAAAGGTTCTGTCTGTGCGCCTGAAGCAGGATCATTCAGACACTCCCATCAGCCATTTTCCTGTCAAGGAGAGCCAGTACA CATTTTCTCTCGAGGGATCTGGTATAAGTTTTGCAGACCTGTTTCGCCTAGTGGCTTTCTACTGTATTAGCAG GGATGTCCTGCCTTTCACAATCAGACTCCCAGAGGCCATTGCATCTGCCAAGACTCagaaagagctggaggaggtggcTCAGCTCGGAGCAG GCTTCTGGGACTCTGCCCTGTGCAGTCAGCGTCGCACCTCCCCCCGCCCCCGTCGCCCTCTGAGCCGTACCCTCAGCCCCCAGCGAACCAACAGGAACGGCGAGGTCGGGGGGTCGCAGCAGAGACACACCGGGTCTTACTGTGAGAGCGCGCCTCCAACCTTACGGTCCCACGCTGTTCCACCTTCATATAATCTGGAGAGAAGACATTCCAGTGGTCCTCTGTGCTTCGTGAACCCGCTGTTCCTCCAGACTCATCAACAACACCATCGCCACTGCGCAGAGGATTCTCCTCCACATGCTGACAAGTCCAGTAAACACCCAGAGAATGTGGGGGAATCATCGTTGAAGCCGTTGAGCAGCAGCAAGTCTAGTGAGCAACACACAGTCAATATCAAACTGAACGGAAAATCAAGGCTCCCTCCCCCTCGTCCCCCTCCCCCGCGCTCAATGCCACGCCGCCGCCCTGCGCCACCTCCACCTGGGCCTCCAGCCGCTACCACCAGACCCAAGACCATGCCGGAGGCTGTTGCTGTGGCTACGAGGCAACCCCAGCCCCCCAGCAAGCGCCCAGCTCCTGCTCGACCACCAAGCGGTGCCAAGCACAGCAGCCTTACCAAAGGTGCCAGCTCACCAATGACCGTGCCTTTGAACCCACCACCTCCAAGGCCTCAAAAGCCTGATATGGAGGCCCACCGCTGCCACATCGCAATGGACGATGAGACTATCGCCAGGGCCCTATCTCGTGCCAAGCTTCCAGCATGCCAGCCTCCGCCTGCTGTCCCCACTGATGTACCACTGCAGAATAACGCTCAGAGTACATCCAGTCCCAATGAAAGGGGACATCAGCGCCTCAGTGACATGAGCATgtctacttcttcttctgactCACTGGAGTACTCACAGTCCCCTGGATTCTCCCTAGGACTGGCCCCCAGCCCGTCTCAACACCGCAACCATCAAGAACCAGTGGAGGACAGCAgcgaggaggatgaggacggcgaagaagatgaagaggaggattatGGGGTCGGCCTGGAGACAGATCTAGAGATGCGCCTTCGTACATCCTTTAAAGCTCGGAGGCGAAAGGTTGGTGTGAGCCTTGGTGGAGGGTCCTTTATCCTCCCTAGGGCGTTGAAGGGACGCTTTCGTAAAGTGAGCGGCATGCTGAGCTCCCTCATGACCCCGGAGAGACGGGCGGTAAAAAGGATTGCTGAACTGTCCAGGAACAAAAGCTCATATTTTGGCTCCCTGGTTCAGGACTACATCAGCTTCGTTCAGGAGAACCGAGGCTGTCACACATCAGGGATGGATTTTCTGCAGACTCTCAGGCAGTTTATGACACAGATGAAGGCTTACCTGCGCCAGAGCTCTGAGCTGGACCCACCTATAGAGTCACTCATACCTGAGGACCAGATCG accaGGTGCTTGAGAAGGCCATGCACAAGTGTGTCCTGAAGCCTCTGAGGACCGTGGTTGAGGTGGCTTTACATGACTTCCAG GTAAGCAGTGGAGCTTTGCAGCAGCTGAGGGAGAACCTGGCCCTGGCTAAGGCCAAGAGGCCCCAGGAGCTGGGGGTGGATGGGGCCGTGCCCCCTGACGCTGTGGCTATTGAGAAGATCCGCCACAAGTTCTTAAACATGAGGACGATGTACTCCCCTGAGAAAAAGGTGTCTCTGCTGCTTCGTGTGTGCAAGCTCATCTACACCATCATGCAGGATAACTCAG GGAGGATGTACGGTGCCGACGACTTCCTGCCCATGCTGACTTATGTGCTGGCTCAGTGTGACATGCCCCAGCTGGACACAGAGATCCAGTACatgatggagctgctggacccGTCCCTGCTGCAAGGAGAGG GAGGTTATTACCTGACCAGCGCCTATGGGGCCATGGCCCTTATCAAGAACTTCCAGGAAGAGCAAGCAGCCCGGGTGCTGAGCTCCGAGGCCAGGAACACTCTGCACCAGTGGCACTGCCGACGCACCGCCCAGCGTTCGGTGCCATCTGTGGATGACTTTCAGGTATCAAGCCGGACTTGA